The Kribbella shirazensis genomic interval CCCGCGACGATCGGCGCCATCGCGGTGCTGATGGGCAAGGCCTCCAGCCCGAACGACTACATCCACTCGGGCGCGCTGGAGTACTCGCTCGACGGCACACGCTGGACCGAGCTCACGCGCGCGACCACGGCCGAGGTACGCGCCACGGCTCCGGCCGGAACGACCGCGCGGTACGTGCGCTACCGGTCGCTGAGCTCGAGCGACTTCTGGCTGGTGGTCCGCGAGTTCTCGGTGGAGACGATCGGTGGACGGAAGACGACGCTGACAGCCGGTGGTGCGCCGGCGCCCGCGCCGGGTTCGTCGTACCAGCGAGCCGTCGACGGCAACCTGGAGACGGCTTACGTACCGGCGACCGCGCCCAAGACCGGTGACGCGCTGACCGCCACGCTGTCGGCGCCGAGGGAGCTGGCCGGCCTCACGATCCTCCAGCAGTCGTCGAGCGTGGGTTCGGCGCACGTCGAGGTCCAGGTCGGCGGAGTCTGGCAGCGCGTCGGCGCCGTGTCGTCGGCGTACGCCGAGGTGCCTGTGGACGACCTCGCCGTCGAGGCCGTGCGGCTGGCGTGGACGAGTGGTACTCCGGCCGTGGCCGAGATCGTCCCGCTCTGGTCGGACACACCCCTCGCCGAACTCGTGGTCGCCGAGGACCGCGCCGACGTCGTCCGAGGCGAGGCCTCGACCTTCACCGTCGACATCGCGGCCCAGCGCGGCGAGGACGTGAGCGGCACGCTCGGTGTCGCCGCGCCCGCGGGCTGGACCGTCGATCCGGCGAGTACGTCGGTCGCCGTCAAGCGCGGTTTCACCCAGTCGGTGTCCGTGAAGCTGACGCCTCCCGCCGGCGCAGCCCTTGCCGACGTGGACCTTCCGGTCACCTTCACGACGGGCGCCACCACGTTCGAGGCGGTACTGCGGGTCGCCGTCCGGCCGCGCACCGGCGACACCAACGTGGCACTCCGACGTCCGGTCGTTGCCTCCAGCATCGAGCCCGGTACGTCGTTCACCGCCGACCTCGCCGTCGACGGGAACGCGGGCACCCGCTGGGCGTCCGGGTACGACAACGCCTCCTGGCTGCAGGTCGATCTCGGTACGTCGACGCGGCTCGGCAAGCTCGTGCTGCGCTGGGAGACCGCCTACGGATCGGCGTACGAGATCCAGGTGTCCGACGACGCGAACACCTGGACGACCGCGACCGAGGTCAGCAACGGCGACGGTGGGACGGACACCCTCTGGCTCGACGCCACGGCGCGCTACGTGCGAATGCAGGGCGTCCAGCGCGCGACGCAGTACGGCTACTCCCTCTACGAGTTGGAGGCGTATCCCGCGGTCTGACCAGTGGCGAGGTGCGCCGCGCACTCGGCGGCGATCGCCGTGGCGAGGGTTTCGGCGGTGTCGTTGTCGCGTTCGGGGACCAGGTGGTGGATGGTTCCCGACGCGTGCAGGTCGGGCGCAGTGATGCCTTGAGCCGCGGCGAGTTCCGGTGCGTGAGCGGTGTCGCGGTGCACGATCGCGCTGGCTCCTTCGGGCGGTAGCGGGGCGAGCCACGCGTGCTCCGCGGCGATGACGGTTGCCGCCGGGAGCAGTGCCAGCGCGCCGCCGCCGGTGCCTTGTCCCAGGAGGACGGACAAGGTCGGAACGGTCAGCGTCGTCATGGTCGCGATGCAGTGCGCAATCTCGCCGGCGAGGCCGCCTTCCTCGGCGGCGGACGAGAGTTCGGCGCCCGCGGTGTCGATGACGGTGACGAGCGGGAGGCCGATCGTCTGGGCGAGGTTCATGCCGCGGCGGGCCTGGCGGAGAGCGGCCGGTCCCATCGGCCTGCTCTGCGAGCGGTCCTGGCCGACGAGGACGCAGGGCCGACCGTCGAGCCGGGTGAGGGCGACGAGCACGGCCGCATCGGGTTCGGTGAGCCGGACGGTGCCGGTGGCTCCGTAGCGGAGCAGGTCGCGGACGCCGGCGCGGTCGGGCCGGCGGGTCCGCAGTACCGAGGCCCAGGCGTCGACAGGGCCGGCGGCGCCGGTGCGACGGGAGAGTGCCGGGGGTGTCGGCGGATCGACCAGGATGCCGAGGGCGCGGTCGAGGAGGAACGGGAGGTCCTGGGTTTCGACGACGCCGTCGATCACGCCGTGGGCTGCGAGGTTTTCGGCGGACTGGACGCCGGCCGGGAACGGTTCGCCGTGGAGGGCTTGGTAGACCTTGGGGCCGAGAAAGCCGATCAGGGCACCGGGCTCGGCGACCGTGACGTGGCCCAGGGAACCCCAGGAGGCGAACACGCCGCCGGTCGTGGGGTTCCGGAGATGGACGAGGTAGGGGAGACCGGCTGCGCGGTGGTCCATCAACGCCTTGGAGATGGTGATCATCTCGACGAAGGCGGCCGCGCCTTCCTGCATCCGGGTGCCGCCGGAGGCGGTCGAGGCGACGATCGGCAGTCGTTCGGCGGTGGCCCGCCGGATCGCCGCGGTGATGCGCTCAGCGGCGACCCGGCCGATCGATCCGGCCAGGAACGCGAACTCACTGACCAGTACGGCGATCGGCCGGCCCCGGACCGTACCGCGGCCGGTGATCACCGACTCGTCCGTACCCGCGCGCTCGACCGCGCGGCGCAGTTGCTGCTGGTAGGCGTCGTCGGCCGACTGCGTCCCGGGCCGGTCCCACGACGCGAACGAGCCGGGGTCGAGCACCGCGTCGATCAACGCGTGCGCGCTCATCGGTCCAGCCAGGTACGGATCGCGTCGCCGTGCTCGTCGAGTGTCGGCGGCGGGCGATGGTCACCCGGTGTCGTCTCCTGCGATCCGTCGAAGAACCGCAGTGGCGGGCCGGGCAGCCGGAGCGGGCCGAGAGTGGAATGGTCGACGTCGATCAGCAGGCCCTGACTGGCGGTCTGGTCCCACGCGTACACCTCGTCGAGCGTCCGCACCTTCCCGGCGGGAACGCCCGCATCCGCGAGCTTCACGAGCAGTTCTTCACTGGTCAGACCGGTGAACGCCGCCTCGATCACCGTGATCAAGCGGTCCCGGTGCGCCACCCGGTCGGCATTCGTGGACAGGCCGTCGGTGTCGAGGCCGAACGCGGCCGCGAACCGTTGCCACAGGCCCTCACTCCCGACGGCGATCTGGACCGCGCCGTCCGCGCAGCGGAACAGTCCGTACGGCGCGATCGACGGATGATGGTTGCCCTGGGCCACACCGACCTCACCGGCGACCGTGTAGCGCGTTCCCTGGAACGCGTGCACGCCGACGATCGCCGCGAGCAGCGACGTACGGACGATGCATCCCGCACCGGTGGTGGACCGTTCGTGGAGCGCGGCGACGACGCCATAGGCGCCGTACATCCCGGCCAGCAGGTCGCCGATCGGTACGCCGGCGCGTTGCGGATCGTCCGGTCCGGAACCGGTCAGCGACATCAGTCCCGCCTCACCCTGGGCGATCTGGTCGTAGCCGGCCCGGCCGCCTTCGGGGCCGTCGTGGCCGAACCCGGTGATCGACAGTACGACGAGGTGCGGGTTGCGCTCGCGCAGCAGATCGAGGCCCAGGCCGAGCCGATCCAGGACACCGGTCCGGAAATTCTCGACCAGTACGTCGGCGCGATCGATCAACCGCAGTACGACGTCGCGATCGCCGGGGTCCTTCAGGTCGAGCGCGATCGACTCCTTGTTGCGGTTGGCGGACAGGAAGTAGGTCGACTCGTCGCCCGCGAACGGGGGTCCCCAGCCGCGGGTGTCGTCGCCGCGGCCGGGTGCCTCCACCTTGATCACGCGCGCGCCGAGGTCACCGAGCATCATCGTCGCGTGCGGCCCCGCCAGGGCCCGCGACAGATCGACGACCAGTACGCCGTCCAACGGTCCGTGCATGTGCCTCACCATCCCGGCAGGACGAGGGCCGCCCAGACGAGCAGCGGGCCGGCGGCGACCACGATCAGGCTGTAGGTGAGGATCTGCTGGTAGTACACGGGTTCGCTGATCGTGTCCGGGCGGTTCGCCAGCATCAGCGCGCCGTTGGTGGAGAACGGACTGACGTCGACGATGGTCGACGCGACCGCGAGCGCCGCGACGAAGAAGCCGGCGCTGATCCCGCCGTGGCCGATCAGCGGTACGGCGATCGGGATGATCACCGGCAGCAGCGCGGTCGACGACGCGAACGCCGAGACGACACCGCCGACGTAGCAGAGCACCAGCGCACCGATCACGGCCGCACCGAGCCCGGCGGCCCAGGTGCCGACGAAGGTCGGGGCGCCCGACTCGGTCAGGATCGCGGCGTACGTGCTGACGCCGGCGACGAGCAGCACTGTCGGCCAGGCCACCTGCTTGATCGCGTCCTTGTGCTCGGTGGGGGAGAGGATCGCCAGCAGGACGGCGGCGGTGATCGCGACGAAGCCGATGTTCTTGTCGAAGACGAGGGCGACTACAGCCACGCCGACGAAGGTCATGAGGGTCAGCAGCTGGTCGCGCTTGACGCCGCGTGCCAGCGTGCCGGTCGGCGCCGAAGCACCGGTGCCGCGCGCGGTGACCGTCGCCCCGCCGTGGTGCAGGTCCTCGGTGAGCTCGTCCGGGTTGTTGAGATCGACCCGCTCGGCCATCAGCTTGCGACCGCCGAACAGGACGAACAGGATCGCCGCCATCACCAGGTTGACGACCAGGCTGGACAGGAAGACGGTCACCTCGCTGGAGGGCAGCTTGGCGTCCTCCATCACCGAGTTGGTGATCGTGCCGTAGATGCTGATCGGCGAGAACCCGCCGCCCTGCGCGCCGTGCACGACGAACATGCCCATCATCAGCGGGTTGATCTTGTACCGCGCCGCGAAGCCCAGCGCGATCGGGCCGATGATCGCGCAGGCGGCCGGGCTGGCGGCTCCGATCGCGGTCAGGACGGCGGTGACGGTGAACATCACCCAGGGGATCAGCGCGACCCGGCCGCCGACGGCGCGGACCGCGCTCGCGACGATCAGGTCGACGGTGCCGTTGTTCTTCGCTATTGCGAACAGATAGGTGACGCCGATCAGCGTGAGGATCAGGTCGCCGCTGACGCCGGCCAGGATCTCCTTCTCACTCAGGTGCAACGAGTACACGCCGACCAGCCACGCAGCGACGTACGCGAGCGCGCCCATGTTGATCGGCAGGATCGTTCCGACGACGAACAGTGCGACGAGCGCCAGGATCGCAACCCACTCTGGTCCCATGTCGAGTCCTTCTTCCGGGCGGAGAACTGTGCCGGCCGAGGTCCAGGTCACAGCGCGGTGGCTCAGTGGCCTAGCCAATAGCCCAATGGGCCAGTTGTCAATAAGCTAGGGGTATGGAGTCCCCGCCAGCTCGTCCCGCACCACCTCGTCCGGTCCCGCGGTCCCGCCTGTACGAGCAGGTCGCCGACCAGATCAGCACGTGGATCGTCGAGAACGGCCTGATG includes:
- a CDS encoding SLC13 family permease codes for the protein MGPEWVAILALVALFVVGTILPINMGALAYVAAWLVGVYSLHLSEKEILAGVSGDLILTLIGVTYLFAIAKNNGTVDLIVASAVRAVGGRVALIPWVMFTVTAVLTAIGAASPAACAIIGPIALGFAARYKINPLMMGMFVVHGAQGGGFSPISIYGTITNSVMEDAKLPSSEVTVFLSSLVVNLVMAAILFVLFGGRKLMAERVDLNNPDELTEDLHHGGATVTARGTGASAPTGTLARGVKRDQLLTLMTFVGVAVVALVFDKNIGFVAITAAVLLAILSPTEHKDAIKQVAWPTVLLVAGVSTYAAILTESGAPTFVGTWAAGLGAAVIGALVLCYVGGVVSAFASSTALLPVIIPIAVPLIGHGGISAGFFVAALAVASTIVDVSPFSTNGALMLANRPDTISEPVYYQQILTYSLIVVAAGPLLVWAALVLPGW
- a CDS encoding carboxyl transferase domain-containing protein, yielding MSAHALIDAVLDPGSFASWDRPGTQSADDAYQQQLRRAVERAGTDESVITGRGTVRGRPIAVLVSEFAFLAGSIGRVAAERITAAIRRATAERLPIVASTASGGTRMQEGAAAFVEMITISKALMDHRAAGLPYLVHLRNPTTGGVFASWGSLGHVTVAEPGALIGFLGPKVYQALHGEPFPAGVQSAENLAAHGVIDGVVETQDLPFLLDRALGILVDPPTPPALSRRTGAAGPVDAWASVLRTRRPDRAGVRDLLRYGATGTVRLTEPDAAVLVALTRLDGRPCVLVGQDRSQSRPMGPAALRQARRGMNLAQTIGLPLVTVIDTAGAELSSAAEEGGLAGEIAHCIATMTTLTVPTLSVLLGQGTGGGALALLPAATVIAAEHAWLAPLPPEGASAIVHRDTAHAPELAAAQGITAPDLHASGTIHHLVPERDNDTAETLATAIAAECAAHLATGQTAGYASNS
- a CDS encoding CaiB/BaiF CoA transferase family protein, with the protein product MHGPLDGVLVVDLSRALAGPHATMMLGDLGARVIKVEAPGRGDDTRGWGPPFAGDESTYFLSANRNKESIALDLKDPGDRDVVLRLIDRADVLVENFRTGVLDRLGLGLDLLRERNPHLVVLSITGFGHDGPEGGRAGYDQIAQGEAGLMSLTGSGPDDPQRAGVPIGDLLAGMYGAYGVVAALHERSTTGAGCIVRTSLLAAIVGVHAFQGTRYTVAGEVGVAQGNHHPSIAPYGLFRCADGAVQIAVGSEGLWQRFAAAFGLDTDGLSTNADRVAHRDRLITVIEAAFTGLTSEELLVKLADAGVPAGKVRTLDEVYAWDQTASQGLLIDVDHSTLGPLRLPGPPLRFFDGSQETTPGDHRPPPTLDEHGDAIRTWLDR